The genomic window ACCGGGCGCGGCAACTGGGTGTGATCATGAATCTGCGCGGCTACGGCCAAGTCATTCCCCGCGGACAACTTACGCCCGTACCTTTCCGGCTGGCCGATGCCCTGGCTGTGGCGCTCATTGTTGTATTGTTGGGCGGTGCCGGATGGGCGCTTTAAATTTCAAACTGGTGTTGGAATATGATGGCACGGCCTTTCATGGATGGCAGTCGCAGCGCCGGGAGCGTACGGTTCAGGCCGAACTCCAGTCGGCTCTGCGCGGGCTTACAGGCCAGCGGAAAGTGGTGGTCATCGGGGCCGGGCGGACCGATGCCGGCGTACACGCCCGGGGGCAGGTCGCCAGCGTGAAACTGGACACCACGATTCCGCCCGATCGTCTCCAGCAGGCTGTCAACAGCAAGCTGCCGGAAGACCTGCGAGTGCGGTCCGCGGCCCTGGTTCCGGACTCGTTTCACGCCCAGCGTAGCGCCACCGCCCGGCGCTACAGCTATGCCGTCACCACCGCGACTCCCGTTCTGGGTCGACAATATGTCTGGGCTTCAAGTTGGCAGCATGACGTTGAACTCCTGTCACGGTGCGCCGCCATGATTTTGGGGAGGCACGATTTCGCCGGCTTTGCCAAGGCCAATTCCGACACCCCATCC from Candidatus Neomarinimicrobiota bacterium includes these protein-coding regions:
- the truA gene encoding tRNA pseudouridine(38-40) synthase TruA yields the protein MGALNFKLVLEYDGTAFHGWQSQRRERTVQAELQSALRGLTGQRKVVVIGAGRTDAGVHARGQVASVKLDTTIPPDRLQQAVNSKLPEDLRVRSAALVPDSFHAQRSATARRYSYAVTTATPVLGRQYVWASSWQHDVELLSRCAAMILGRHDFAGFAKANSDTPSTVCIVQESQWESPGPQLTYHVTADRFLHHMVRYLVGTMMEVARGHYALEQFAALLEDGPGEVSVQRAPASGLVLEQVFYPAGEVRA